The following DNA comes from Candidatus Neomarinimicrobiota bacterium.
AGAGTGCATCCTTAGGTTGTGGCTTTGGTGCCTTGCTTCCGCAGATCTCTGCTTCCAGAACCCACCGAGCCAGAGCGAGCGCTTCCTTTTTTCCTCCTTCTGATATCTCCATCATTCCAGCGAGAAAGCTCCCATGGCGCAGTATCCCACAACCTGATCCTTTGGACCCGCAGTATCCCCTGAGTTGCGATAGTCAAGGACTTTCATCGAAGTGTTCTCTCTCCCTCGCATCATGCTCAGGAAGGCCAGGACGGGACCGAACCCGCATGCCTCGACCTGTCCATTTCCGTAGGCATCCCATAGCCCGTCAAGATCCCCCTCCTTCACAAGCTCACAGAATCTGAGATCGATTTCCTTTGCCTTGTGATACTCGTGGTAGTGGGAAAGATCAGAGGAGATGACCATGGGCACATTCTGATCGAAATATTTTGCCAAAATGCCGGCAGCCACATCGATGATCTCCTTCTTCTGGTGTCCCATTACGATGGGGATAACTTCCCAACCTGGTTTAAGAACGTGTTGAAGGAAGGGAAGTTGAACTTCAAGCGAGTGTTCCTGACGAAAGCCCATTTCGGAAATCATGACACCCTTGACACCAGCGAGCTGATCCCGATCAGTCCGGGCGACATTAACCCTTCCCAGAGGCGTCTCCAGGGCGTCTCCCGAATAGATGGAGAGTCCGTGAAACGCCTCGAAGTGACTCGGTGCGAGAATGATGACTTTTTCAAAAGACTTTCCCTCAAGATATTTGTAGGCATGGGCCGCGGTGGGGCCTGAGTAGATATACCCAGCGTGGGGAACAACGATTCCCAGAAGATTTTCACTCCGGGGAGGGGGTGCCCGGTCAAGGTAGGACTGGATTTCTGATGAAAGACCTTCCCGATCACCGGGATAGAACATTCCGGCTGCGGTTGGTCTTCTCGTTGTCATGACATCCAGACGTCAAATTAGAACCGGATATGGAGATTTCCAAATACGGGGACGGTTCTGGATGCATCCTCCGTTTTGTGGCAATTATCCAATCCAAGTATCACCCCAGAAACCTCCCTCCCCCACTTTCTCGCCGTGAGACTATCTTTATCCTCGTTTTGTTTTGTACTTTTTCCCGATAATGTCGAGAAACAATGAAAAGAAACCTGGTTACGAGATTTATTCAGCTACAGGGCGTTCTTCGTGTAGAAAACCTATCACCTGAATTGTCGATCAGCAAAGATGGAACAAATGTTATCTACACGTAAAACACATAGATATGGATTTGCCCCCGTTTTTCCGATGAACAATTCACCGGTTGGTCCCTCCCGGGCGGGAGGTTAACCCCGTCTGTCTGACCGCCAGGGAAGCAGTCCCGAAAGTTTTCGAGACATGCGGCCCGTCCAAGAACCCGCAGAATGAGGGGAAGGGTGATTAATTCACGACTACTCATGAATTAATCGGGTCAACAAACCAGCTATGATAAGGCCACAAGTTTTTGCACATCTGAACGGACTAGCGTGTCGTTAGCTGGAAGACAACTATCAGGTCGTACACCATGTGAGCGTACGCCGTAATTCCGAATCCTCTCTCCACGAAAAGAGCTCCCAGCAGTATTCCGGCAAAAACCCTGTAGAAAAACAAGGGAAGACTGAAAGAATCGGCAAAACTCCCCACAAAATGAAAAGCCGAGAAGAGTCCAGCTGAAATCACCACGGCCATGAGGGTTCGCCAGAACCTGGACCAAAGGAAGACGATCCGGAGAAGGAGTCCTATGACGCCGATAGCAACGACTCTGAAAACGAATTCCTCGTACAATCCAGCTCCGATGGCCAGGAAAACCTGCTGTGACAGATCCCTTCCCGTTGTAAACATCAAAAGTGAGGGAGCGAATTTAAGAATGAGATAAAGGACAAAGCCCCAAAACGTTCCCTCCCCTAACATTCTCAGAAGATATTCACCTCGGACGGATGTGATCCTCCAGTTCTTTTTCTGCCAGAGGAAGACCACGATGAAACCGAGGATGAAGACCACGCTGAGAACATAAACGCCCCAGAAACCGAACACGCCCAAGAATTGCCGCAGAAGCACATCGGCTCCGTTTCTCAGCGTATTCAGCTGATCGTGACTAAGGAACAGGACCATCATTTCGTAAACGGCGAAGAGAGGGAGGGTGAAGACAAAACTGTAAAATGGGGAACGGGAAAGGGAGAAGTATGATGGAGGACGGGCATTCATCTGTTCAAGTGTTCAGGTGTCAGGTGTTTGAGTGCTTGTCAATCTATGTTGTTTTGGACGATCCCACCCGCAATACTTGAACACTTTAAAACGTTAGCACCTTAACACATCCTATTTCTTTTCCACATTGAAAAACGTGAGGAACGCTTCCTGGGGCACCTCCACTCTGCCAATCTGTTTCATGCGCCGTTTCCCCGATTTCTGCTTTTCTCTAAGCTTCCGCTTCCGCGTAATGTCACCTCCGTAGCATTTGGCCGTCACTCGTTTACGAAACGGCGGGATTCTCTCTCGCGCGATCACCCTTGAACCAACAGCGGCCTGAATGACAACCTCAAACAGCTGTCGAGGTATCACCTCTTTCAGGCGGCTGCACAGTTCTCTCCCCTTCCCATAGGCGCTTTTGCGCGTGGAAATCAAGGAGAGGACATCGACAATCTCACCTCCGATAAGAATGTCAAGCTTCTGAAGATCACCGCGCCTGAAACCGACGTATTCATAATCAAACGAAGCGTAGCCCCTGGACACCGACTTCAGCTTATCGTAGAAATCATAGACGATTTCTGACAATGGGAGTTCGTACCTGAGCTGAAGGCGGTCCTTTGAAAAATAGTGGGTGTTCAAATATATTCCTCGCTTTGCCTGACAGAGTTTCATGAGGGACCCGATGTATTCCGACGGACTGATGATTTCGGCAATTATGAAGGGTTCCCGAATCTCTTCAATTTCTTCCTGGGGAGGAAGACTGGTTGGATTCTCAATTTCCACACTTTGGCCATTTTTCTTCTTTACCTGATAGCGGACGTTGGGAACCGTGACCAAAAGATTCAGGTCAAACTCCCTTTCCAACCGTTCTTTCACAACTTCCATATGAAGAAGCCCCAGAAAGCCGCATCTAAAGCCAAATCCAAGCGCCGCGGATGACTCCGGCTCGAACACAAAGGAGGCATCGTTCAGTCTGAGTCTCTCACCGGCCTCTCTCAATCGCTCATAGTCCTCGCTATCCGCAGGAAAAAGTCCGGAAAAGATCATGGGCTTGATTTCTTTGTACCCCGGAAGGGGAAGAGATGCCGGATTCTCTTTTGTTGAGAGTGTATCCCCGACCCGAAGCTCACTCACATCCTTCACGCCGACCACCACATACCCCACGTCACCGACTTCCAATCTCTTCGCGGGGACCCGCTTCAGAATAAAATGTCCCACCTCAGTAATTTCGTGCTGGATCTGTTGAGACATGAATGTGGCTGTCATCCCCGGTTCGAATGCGCCGTCAAAAACGCGTATGTACGGAATGGCACCTCTATAACTGTCAAAGGTGGAATCGAAGATGAGTGCCCGCGTTGCTTCACCCGGATTATCCTCGGGAGGAGGGATCCTCTCGAGGATGGCGGGAATGATCCGGTCCGTCCCCTCTCCTGTCTTTGCACTGACCAGAAGAATCTCCTCCGGACTGCAGTTTATTAAGTCTACAACCTGGTCCGATACCTCGTTGACTCGCGAGGTGGAGAGATCAATCTTGTTGAGCACCGGAATCACCGTCAAACCGTTCTCCAGTGCCAGTAAGGCATTGCTTACGGTCTGCGCTTCCACTCCCTGGGCCGCGTCCACGAGAAGGATTGCCCCCTCACACCCTGCGAGCGCCCGGGACACTTCATACGAAAAATCTACATGCCCTGGAGTATCGATTAGGTTAAGAATATAGGTTTCCCCGGTGGGCGTGGAATATGACATCTGGATAGGGTG
Coding sequences within:
- the amrB gene encoding AmmeMemoRadiSam system protein B, with translation MTTRRPTAAGMFYPGDREGLSSEIQSYLDRAPPPRSENLLGIVVPHAGYIYSGPTAAHAYKYLEGKSFEKVIILAPSHFEAFHGLSIYSGDALETPLGRVNVARTDRDQLAGVKGVMISEMGFRQEHSLEVQLPFLQHVLKPGWEVIPIVMGHQKKEIIDVAAGILAKYFDQNVPMVISSDLSHYHEYHKAKEIDLRFCELVKEGDLDGLWDAYGNGQVEACGFGPVLAFLSMMRGRENTSMKVLDYRNSGDTAGPKDQVVGYCAMGAFSLE
- the lepA gene encoding translation elongation factor 4 — its product is MNARFVRNFSIIAHIDHGKSTLADRLLEITDTISSRDMKDQVLDDMDLERERGITIKSHPIQMSYSTPTGETYILNLIDTPGHVDFSYEVSRALAGCEGAILLVDAAQGVEAQTVSNALLALENGLTVIPVLNKIDLSTSRVNEVSDQVVDLINCSPEEILLVSAKTGEGTDRIIPAILERIPPPEDNPGEATRALIFDSTFDSYRGAIPYIRVFDGAFEPGMTATFMSQQIQHEITEVGHFILKRVPAKRLEVGDVGYVVVGVKDVSELRVGDTLSTKENPASLPLPGYKEIKPMIFSGLFPADSEDYERLREAGERLRLNDASFVFEPESSAALGFGFRCGFLGLLHMEVVKERLEREFDLNLLVTVPNVRYQVKKKNGQSVEIENPTSLPPQEEIEEIREPFIIAEIISPSEYIGSLMKLCQAKRGIYLNTHYFSKDRLQLRYELPLSEIVYDFYDKLKSVSRGYASFDYEYVGFRRGDLQKLDILIGGEIVDVLSLISTRKSAYGKGRELCSRLKEVIPRQLFEVVIQAAVGSRVIARERIPPFRKRVTAKCYGGDITRKRKLREKQKSGKRRMKQIGRVEVPQEAFLTFFNVEKK